The nucleotide window TGCTCTCACAGTAACTCCTTTTCTGGCAGGTGCGATAATAACTTTCTTAGCTTCTTTTACCTCAGCCTTTGTCACTTTAATGAGCTCACCAATTCCTGTCTTGGAGTTTCTCCTTACAATACCGTCCATCCTTATTATATTAAGCCCGATATCGCCCGGATAAGCCCTGTCAGCTATAGCAACGGTTTTTCTCTCCCCTCTTATCTCTACAACATCTCCCGGCCTTATTCCAGCTTCCTGCATAAATCCGGAATCTATCCTGACTATGCCTTTGTTTACATCATCCTGTATCGCTTCCGCAACCTTCAGCTTAATCTCCTTCCCGTCTGCCATTTTAACATCGCCCGTGCAGATTTATGCTGCACCCTTAAATTAGAAAACAGTATCTAAACACAATTTTTAAATCTTTTGCATTAAGATATAAAAAAATCAAATAAGAACTATTTCTTTTTCTCGCCCGCTTCCATCTTAACCTTTGGCAGCGGTATTGGGCTTGGCAGGCTGACATCTTGGCTTAATATCAATGCCTTTACGTTGCATTTAGCCAGGACAGTATTCAATATATTGGACATAAGCTCTTTCTCTATCTTCTTGTCCTTTTTCCAGTCAGTTAAAATCTTTTTTACCTTTTCAGAATCTTCTAGAAATAATACTTCCCCACCCAGAAGGATCTTGCCCACTTTTGGCTCGTATTTCGATGTAAACTCAAACATGAACTTTATTGCTTTCTGCCTTTCTGAGCCCACTGAAAGGTCAGTTTCTGCAATGTCCTTTACAGCAACATTATTGCTTATGTTTACCTTTCCCGATGCTGGAGATGCCTTTTCGACCTCCATTTTTGTAAAATTGAATCCTACAATTGTCATGGTTATCCCTCCGAATTGTGTTATATTGAGTATTTCTGTTTGTTTTATAAAACTTTTTGTTGCTTGGTTGAGGCAATAGTCAATCTGCTTTTGTCATGGTCTGGCTCTTTCGATAATTATAAAAATATTTATTAATGCTGTCTACCCTATTGCCCCATGAAATACAAACTTGTCTGCTTTGATGTTGACGGCACATTAGTTGATAATATTGAGTTCTCATGGCAGCTGTTCCATGATTATTTTCACACCGATACTAAAAAGAGGGAAAAAGCCAGGGAAGATTTTTTTAATGGAAAGATAAAATACATAGAATGGGCCGAACACGACATACAGCTCTGGATAGAGAAGAAAGCCAGGAAAAAGGATTTCTTAAGTGCTATGAAAGAATCTGATATAAGATTGATGGCAGGGGCAAAAGAGACACTAGGCGAGCTAAGGAATAAAGGATACAAGCTGGCCATAATCTCCGGCTCTATAAATATAATATTAGAGTACCTTCTTCCTGAATATCAGTCAATTTTTGACGACATCTTTCTTTCAAGGCTTTATTTTGGTAAGGAAGGAAACATAACAAAAGTGCAGGCAACAGAATATGACATGGATGGCAAGGCAAAGGCGCTTAAGAATATAGCAAAGAGGGAAAAAATAAAGTTATCCGAATGTGTCTTTATAGGAGACCATCACAACGATGTAAAGATAGCCCGGGAAGCAGGCCTGTCCATCGCCTTTAACCCAAAAGACGAGGAATTAAAAAAAGCCGCAGACACAGTGATTAATAAGAAGGATTTAAGGGAGATACTCAAATATATCAGATAAGAAGAACAAAGCAATCTAAGTTGATTATAAAATCACAGCACATCCTTCAGCTCTTTATACACCCGGGTATTATATTTCTTTACAAAATTTTCAAGTTCAGCATTAAACAAATGGTGTTTGTCCTTTGTCAACACTGCAGACTTCGTCTTTATGGCAGTGGCAAGAAGCACGCAGTCGCTGGGATCTTTGCAATGCCTTAAAACCTCACCGTCAATAGAATCCACGTAATTTTCTTCCTTTTGCCTGTCCCCTGGCTCAACTCCTATTTCCACAATCTTCAGTTCATCAGGCTCATTTTCTCAAGAAATCTTCTTATGCCATGCTTCAGGTGGCTTAATTTACGCTCTGCCTTGATAAGCTCCAGGACATTGAAAGAAGTTATAGCCTTGTTTTTTAGCTTCCTGAATTTTTTGATGTTTTCATGGTGCTCAAACACGGAAATGAAGAAGCACGTATCGATC belongs to Candidatus Woesearchaeota archaeon and includes:
- a CDS encoding HAD-IB family phosphatase, yielding MKYKLVCFDVDGTLVDNIEFSWQLFHDYFHTDTKKREKAREDFFNGKIKYIEWAEHDIQLWIEKKARKKDFLSAMKESDIRLMAGAKETLGELRNKGYKLAIISGSINIILEYLLPEYQSIFDDIFLSRLYFGKEGNITKVQATEYDMDGKAKALKNIAKREKIKLSECVFIGDHHNDVKIAREAGLSIAFNPKDEELKKAADTVINKKDLREILKYIR